Proteins from a single region of Amblyomma americanum isolate KBUSLIRL-KWMA chromosome 10, ASM5285725v1, whole genome shotgun sequence:
- the LOC144108077 gene encoding uncharacterized protein LOC144108077, producing MPSLLLSATVVLGAVLIGCAQSASVADHDAVAVETDDAGPDHDASAVERPDGDTASEGRKGTAEELDSDNISSAWDRHRFVEFFLEVLWELLVILYQEYMFETYVTVLQQSDWFPDSPLMQIVLVVVPFALSLVVVQYCCPGRKKPSVLSGPQSQPSPSQSATATGLETMGSTVHDESSNHSSTEGAVRREASSAAIYSSDDELPIQKHKWAEEVECAVIATGLEKCDVTRDVNTCGVSSINHASSDDAARPSTPLSPAVRGSMRRGLKCRAAPMVTSSHRLAQMSFRLDNHAD from the exons ATGCCATCGCTTCTGCTGAGCGCAACCGTGGTCTTAGGCGCCGTCCTAATCGGCTG CGCTCAGAGTGCCAGTGTTGCTGATCATGACGCCGTAGCGGTAGAAACCGACGACGCCGGTCCGGACCACGATGCCAGTGCAGTCGAGAGGCCAGATGGCGACACTGCTTCTGAAGGGCGGAAAGGCACCGCAGAGGAGCTGGACAGCGACAACATATCCTCGGCCT GGGACCGGCATCGCTTTGTGGAGTTTTTCCTCGAGGTTCTGTGGGAGTTGCTGGTCATTCTGTACCAGGAGTACATGTTCGAGACGTACGTGACTGTGCTGCAACAGAGCGACTGGTTCCCGGACTCGCCACTCATGCAGATCGTCCTGGTGGTCGTGCCTTTCGCGCTAAGCCTCGTCGTTGTCCA GTACTGTTGCCCGGGACGAAAGAAGCCCAGTGTGCTCTCCGGGCCACAGTCGCAGCCTTCGCCTTCCCAGAGCGCTACTGCCACGGGTCTCGAGACTATGGGTTCAACCGTACATGACGAAAGCTCCAACCACTCCTCAACAG AAGGAGCCGTCCGCCGAGAGGCGTCCAGTGCGGCCATCTACAGCTCCGACGATGAACTGCCCATCCAGAAGCACAAGTGGGCGGAGGAGGTTGAATGCGCTGTCATCGCCACGGGCCTCGAGaagtgtgacgtcacgcgtgacgtCAACACGTGCGGTGTCTCGTCGATAAACCACGCTTCCTCCGATGACGCAGCGCGGCCATCTACGCCTCTGAGTCCCGCCGTCCGAGGCAGCATGCGTCGAGGCCTGAAGTGCAGAGCGGCGCCCATGGTCACTTCGTCGCACAGGCTTGCCCAGATGTCGTTTAGATTGGACAACCACGCAGACTGA